In one window of Haloterrigena salifodinae DNA:
- a CDS encoding ABC transporter substrate-binding protein, producing the protein MVQRSSAVTRRRLLASGVAVSAAAVAGCIGGGDGDGDAFHFTQEQSREDQFDPVVSNDVYSFQVINHVFDGLYEFGEDLKLQPKIATGEPTVEREGTRYIFEIEEAAEFHNGDDVTASDVAYSFTAPVEEETENAAEYDMIESTEVIDDYQLQVDLGEEPYGPFELQTMGVTVVPESVRSEDSEAFNREPVGSGPFTFEELEGDYVEIARWDDYWDDLEPNLERVRFVAHDDSAGRVSDIRAENTDVIAGVPNDDWDVLENEQGVNLHSAESATYMYMAFNCNEGPTTSPEVRRGIAYSFSMEDFIESNAANVTSPMYSPIPPVVNEVWGFPEDEYQELLPGYDPDEAQSLLDEHAPDDFAPTIITPEGIRAQLAERIATRLDEIGYGADVQQLDFSTLVDTYTTGNADDYNMYLLGWSGGPDPDFYLYSLFHESQEELNQGHFYEGSDGFHEGLAQARNMADQEGRYEIYEPIIREIVEQLPALPAFTQDNTMASRDYVQDLQAHPDATYNPTFVSDYANVSVE; encoded by the coding sequence ATGGTGCAACGTAGCTCAGCAGTAACTCGACGGCGGCTCCTCGCCTCAGGTGTTGCCGTCTCCGCGGCAGCGGTCGCAGGGTGCATCGGTGGGGGTGATGGCGACGGCGACGCCTTCCATTTCACGCAAGAGCAATCACGGGAGGATCAGTTCGACCCCGTCGTTTCGAACGACGTCTACAGCTTCCAAGTGATCAACCACGTCTTCGACGGACTCTACGAGTTCGGCGAGGACCTCAAGCTCCAGCCGAAGATCGCGACGGGCGAACCGACCGTCGAGCGCGAGGGGACGCGCTATATCTTCGAGATCGAGGAGGCGGCCGAGTTCCACAACGGTGACGACGTGACCGCCTCGGACGTCGCCTATTCGTTTACCGCCCCCGTCGAGGAGGAGACGGAGAACGCCGCCGAGTACGACATGATCGAGAGCACCGAGGTCATCGACGACTACCAGTTGCAGGTCGACCTCGGCGAGGAACCGTACGGCCCGTTCGAACTCCAGACGATGGGCGTGACGGTGGTGCCCGAAAGCGTCCGGTCTGAGGATTCCGAGGCGTTCAACAGGGAGCCGGTGGGGAGCGGTCCGTTCACCTTCGAAGAACTCGAGGGCGATTACGTCGAAATCGCGCGGTGGGACGACTACTGGGACGATCTGGAGCCGAACTTGGAGCGAGTCCGGTTCGTGGCCCACGACGACTCGGCGGGGCGGGTCTCGGACATCCGGGCCGAGAACACCGACGTGATCGCGGGCGTTCCGAACGACGACTGGGACGTCCTCGAGAACGAGCAGGGGGTGAACCTCCACTCGGCCGAGAGTGCCACGTACATGTACATGGCGTTCAACTGCAACGAGGGGCCCACGACCAGCCCAGAGGTCCGCCGGGGGATCGCCTACTCGTTCTCGATGGAGGATTTCATCGAGTCCAACGCCGCGAACGTGACCTCGCCGATGTACAGCCCGATTCCGCCGGTCGTCAACGAGGTCTGGGGATTCCCCGAAGACGAGTACCAGGAGCTCCTGCCGGGGTACGATCCCGACGAGGCCCAGTCGCTGTTAGACGAGCACGCGCCCGACGACTTCGCGCCGACGATCATCACGCCGGAGGGGATCCGCGCGCAACTCGCCGAACGGATCGCCACGCGGCTCGACGAGATCGGCTACGGGGCCGACGTCCAGCAGCTCGACTTCTCGACGCTCGTGGACACCTACACCACGGGCAACGCGGACGACTACAACATGTACCTGCTGGGGTGGAGCGGCGGTCCCGATCCGGACTTCTACCTCTACTCGCTGTTCCACGAGAGCCAGGAAGAGCTCAATCAGGGCCACTTCTACGAGGGTAGCGACGGCTTCCACGAGGGACTGGCACAGGCGCGTAACATGGCCGATCAGGAGGGGCGCTACGAGATTTACGAGCCGATCATCCGGGAGATCGTCGAGCAACTGCCGGCGCTACCCGCGTTCACGCAGGACAACACGATGGCCTCGCGCGACTATGTGCAGGATCTGCAGGCCCATCCGGACGCCACGTACAACCCGACCTTCGTCTCGGACTACGCGAACGTCTCGGTCGAGTGA
- a CDS encoding PPC domain-containing DNA-binding protein codes for MNYRTVETTDEYVARLEHGADWRAEIESLAGEVDADAAWFTALGAVQDAELWFYDQDECEYYPIEFDEPLEVATCVGNVSWLGGDRFAHTHAVLSDDEGTTYSGHLNEATVWAGEVYMRVFADELEREHDETTDLDLWL; via the coding sequence ATGAACTACCGCACCGTCGAGACGACGGACGAGTACGTCGCTCGCCTCGAGCACGGCGCCGACTGGCGGGCCGAGATCGAGTCGCTCGCGGGCGAGGTCGACGCCGACGCAGCCTGGTTTACCGCCCTCGGCGCGGTGCAGGACGCGGAACTCTGGTTTTACGATCAGGACGAGTGCGAGTACTACCCAATCGAGTTCGACGAACCGCTCGAGGTCGCGACCTGCGTGGGGAACGTCTCGTGGCTCGGCGGAGACCGATTTGCCCACACCCACGCCGTCCTCTCGGACGACGAGGGGACGACGTATTCCGGCCACCTGAACGAGGCGACGGTCTGGGCCGGCGAGGTCTACATGCGCGTCTTCGCGGACGAACTCGAGCGCGAACACGACGAAACCACCGATCTGGACCTGTGGCTCTGA
- a CDS encoding rubrerythrin-like domain-containing protein codes for MPHDQDVEGENDPESASTYECLECGTVVEANTHPGVCECGGEFQNRAKSLE; via the coding sequence ATGCCTCACGACCAGGACGTCGAAGGCGAGAACGACCCCGAATCGGCGTCGACCTACGAGTGTCTCGAGTGTGGGACCGTCGTCGAAGCGAACACCCATCCCGGCGTATGTGAGTGCGGCGGCGAGTTTCAGAACCGGGCGAAGTCGCTCGAGTAG
- a CDS encoding NifU family protein gives MSTESQNDGDDLEDRVANFLRRNFPQIQMHGGSAAIQDIDRESGEVSIALGGACSGCGISPMTIQAIKSRMVKEIPEIETVNAHTGMDGGEADMGGGDGMSPSFPGETVDDDGGADEGPEAPF, from the coding sequence ATGAGCACGGAATCCCAGAACGACGGGGACGACCTCGAAGACCGCGTCGCGAACTTCCTCCGCCGTAACTTCCCGCAGATCCAGATGCACGGCGGCAGCGCAGCGATTCAGGACATCGACCGCGAGAGCGGCGAAGTCAGCATCGCCCTCGGCGGCGCCTGCAGCGGCTGTGGCATCTCGCCGATGACGATCCAGGCGATCAAGAGCCGGATGGTCAAGGAGATCCCCGAAATCGAGACGGTCAACGCCCACACCGGGATGGACGGCGGCGAGGCCGACATGGGCGGTGGCGACGGCATGAGCCCATCGTTCCCCGGCGAGACCGTCGACGACGACGGCGGCGCCGACGAAGGGCCGGAAGCACCGTTCTAA
- a CDS encoding DNA polymerase II large subunit, whose translation MREVDERYFERLESRLDEAFDVAKRAKERGADPKPEVEIPTARDMADRVENILGIDGVAERVRELEGEMSREEAALELAEDFAEGRVGDYESRAGKVEGAVRTAVALLTEGVVAAPIEGIDKVEILENDDGTEFVNVYYAGPIRSAGGTAQALSVLVADYTRALVGIEQFNARDEEIERYAEEIALYDKETGLQYTPKDKETKFIAKHMPIMLDGEATGDEEVSGFRDLERVDTNSARGGMCLVMAEGIALKAPKIQRYTRNLDEIDWPWLQDLIDGTYYDDAADEGDGEDDADEDEAADDESEGEDPADGDDADEPQGPPRVDESTKFLRDLIAGRPVFSHPCAEGGFRLRYGRARNHGFATAGVHPAAMHLVDDFLATGTQIKTERPGKAAGVVPVDSIEGPTVKLANGDVRRIDDPEDALEIRNGVEKILDLGEYLVNYGEFVENNHPLAPASYTYEWWVQDLAAAGADVQALEDDPRIDLEFPDPEEAVEWAIEYDAPLHPEYTYLWHDISVDAFCDLAAAVADGRIEQDGDGSVNGNGDDSILVLEHDNAVADALETIVIEHRQRDGEDRIEVDDWRPFARTVGYEPRRAVADGAALEPDVDPDERAEEAEPSIELERTWSDEDLSDRARNWGREDEPDGANAIEAVNEVAPFQVRERAPTRIGNRMGRPEKSESRDLSPPVHTLFPIGEAGGAQRNVADAAKHAETMSDTPGVVELQVGRQRCPDCATETFKNRCPECDARTEPDYRCPDCDESLEPDDAGRVECDRCEREGTCVEVREIDVNDEFRSALESVGERENAFEILKGVKGLSSTNKIPEPIEKGILRAKHDVSAFKDGTVRYDMTDLPVTSVRASELDIDVGQLQALGYEEDIHGEPLTHEDQLVELKVQDIVLSNGAAEHMLQTADFIDDLLEQYYGLEPFYEFEDRQELVGELVFGMAPHTSAATVGRVIGFTSAAVGYAHPYFHAAKRRNCDGDEDCVMLLLDGLLNFSKSFLPDQRGGKMDAPLVMSSRIDPSEIDDEAHNMDVVSQYPREFFLATREQADPEDVDVEIAEDTLGTDTEYTGFEHTHDTTDIAMGPDLSAYKTLGSMMDKMDAQLELSRKLEAVDETDVAERVIEYHFLPDLIGNLRAFSRQETRCLDCGEKFRRMPLTGDCRECGGRVNLTVHKGSVNKYMQTAIQVADEYDCRDYTKQRLEVLERSLESIFENDKNKQSGIEDFM comes from the coding sequence ATGCGCGAGGTAGACGAACGGTACTTCGAGCGCCTCGAGTCCCGATTGGACGAGGCCTTCGACGTCGCCAAACGGGCCAAGGAACGCGGCGCCGATCCGAAACCCGAGGTCGAGATTCCGACCGCGCGAGACATGGCCGACCGCGTCGAGAACATCCTTGGAATCGATGGCGTCGCCGAACGCGTCCGCGAACTCGAGGGAGAGATGAGCCGTGAGGAGGCGGCGCTCGAACTCGCCGAGGACTTCGCCGAGGGCCGGGTCGGCGACTACGAGTCCAGGGCCGGGAAGGTCGAGGGCGCGGTCCGCACCGCGGTCGCCCTGCTGACCGAAGGGGTCGTCGCCGCCCCCATCGAGGGGATCGACAAGGTCGAAATCCTCGAAAACGACGACGGGACGGAGTTCGTCAACGTCTACTATGCCGGCCCGATCCGGTCGGCTGGCGGGACCGCGCAGGCCCTCTCCGTGCTCGTGGCCGACTACACCCGCGCGCTCGTGGGCATCGAGCAGTTCAACGCCCGCGACGAGGAGATCGAGCGCTACGCCGAGGAGATCGCCCTCTACGACAAGGAGACGGGCCTCCAGTACACGCCCAAGGACAAGGAGACGAAGTTCATCGCCAAGCACATGCCGATCATGCTGGACGGCGAGGCCACCGGCGACGAGGAGGTCTCGGGCTTTCGCGACTTAGAGCGGGTCGACACCAACAGCGCCCGCGGCGGGATGTGTCTGGTCATGGCCGAGGGGATCGCGCTCAAGGCGCCGAAGATCCAGCGCTACACCCGCAACCTGGACGAGATCGACTGGCCGTGGCTCCAGGACCTGATCGACGGCACCTACTACGACGACGCGGCCGACGAAGGGGACGGCGAGGACGACGCCGACGAGGATGAGGCCGCTGACGACGAGAGCGAGGGCGAGGACCCCGCGGACGGCGACGACGCCGACGAACCGCAGGGTCCCCCGCGCGTCGACGAGTCCACGAAGTTCCTCCGGGACCTGATCGCCGGCCGCCCCGTCTTCTCACACCCCTGCGCGGAAGGCGGGTTCCGACTGCGCTACGGTCGCGCACGCAATCACGGGTTCGCGACCGCCGGTGTCCACCCCGCCGCGATGCACCTCGTCGACGACTTCCTCGCGACCGGCACCCAGATCAAGACCGAGCGCCCCGGCAAGGCGGCGGGGGTCGTCCCCGTCGACTCCATCGAGGGGCCGACGGTCAAACTGGCCAACGGCGACGTCCGCCGGATCGACGACCCCGAGGACGCCCTCGAGATCAGAAACGGCGTCGAGAAGATTCTGGACCTGGGCGAGTACCTGGTCAACTACGGCGAGTTCGTCGAGAACAACCACCCGCTCGCGCCCGCCTCCTACACCTACGAGTGGTGGGTCCAGGACTTAGCGGCCGCCGGCGCCGACGTGCAAGCCCTCGAGGACGACCCGCGGATCGATCTCGAGTTCCCCGACCCCGAGGAGGCAGTGGAGTGGGCCATCGAGTACGACGCGCCGCTCCATCCCGAGTACACCTACCTCTGGCACGACATCTCCGTCGACGCCTTCTGCGACCTCGCGGCGGCGGTCGCCGACGGCCGGATCGAGCAGGACGGCGACGGCAGCGTGAACGGAAACGGGGACGACAGCATCCTCGTCCTCGAGCACGACAACGCCGTGGCCGACGCCCTCGAGACGATCGTCATCGAGCACCGCCAGCGCGACGGCGAGGACCGCATCGAAGTCGACGACTGGCGGCCGTTCGCCCGCACCGTCGGCTACGAACCGCGGCGGGCCGTCGCCGACGGCGCGGCGCTCGAACCCGACGTCGACCCGGACGAGCGAGCGGAGGAAGCGGAACCCAGCATCGAACTCGAGCGCACCTGGAGCGACGAGGACCTCTCCGACCGCGCCCGCAACTGGGGCCGCGAGGACGAACCCGACGGCGCCAACGCCATCGAGGCGGTCAACGAGGTCGCCCCCTTCCAGGTTCGGGAACGCGCCCCCACGCGGATCGGCAACCGAATGGGACGCCCGGAGAAATCCGAGAGCCGCGACCTCAGCCCGCCCGTGCACACGCTGTTCCCGATCGGCGAGGCCGGCGGCGCACAGCGCAATGTCGCCGACGCCGCTAAACACGCCGAGACGATGTCCGACACCCCCGGCGTCGTCGAACTCCAGGTCGGCCGCCAGCGCTGTCCCGACTGTGCGACGGAGACGTTCAAGAACCGCTGTCCGGAGTGCGACGCGCGGACCGAACCCGACTACCGCTGTCCCGACTGCGACGAGTCCCTCGAGCCCGACGACGCCGGCCGCGTGGAGTGCGACCGCTGTGAGCGCGAAGGCACCTGCGTCGAGGTCCGCGAGATCGACGTCAACGACGAGTTCCGCTCGGCCCTCGAGTCGGTCGGCGAACGCGAGAACGCCTTCGAGATCCTGAAAGGCGTCAAGGGGCTGTCCTCGACGAACAAGATCCCCGAACCCATCGAGAAGGGGATCCTGCGCGCGAAACACGACGTCTCGGCGTTCAAGGACGGCACCGTCCGCTACGACATGACCGACCTCCCGGTCACGTCCGTCCGCGCCAGCGAACTCGATATCGACGTCGGCCAGCTGCAGGCGCTTGGCTACGAGGAGGATATCCACGGCGAGCCGCTGACCCACGAGGACCAGCTCGTGGAGCTGAAGGTCCAGGACATCGTCCTCTCGAACGGCGCCGCCGAGCACATGCTGCAAACGGCCGACTTTATCGACGACCTGCTGGAGCAGTACTACGGCCTCGAGCCGTTCTACGAGTTCGAGGATCGGCAGGAACTGGTCGGAGAGCTGGTGTTCGGGATGGCTCCTCACACGAGCGCGGCAACTGTCGGGAGAGTTATCGGCTTCACGAGCGCGGCAGTCGGATACGCTCATCCGTACTTCCACGCCGCGAAGCGGCGCAACTGCGACGGTGACGAGGACTGCGTGATGCTCCTCCTCGACGGACTTCTCAACTTCAGCAAGTCTTTCCTGCCCGACCAGCGCGGGGGGAAGATGGACGCCCCCCTCGTCATGTCCTCCCGCATCGATCCCTCCGAAATTGACGACGAGGCCCACAACATGGATGTCGTCTCGCAGTACCCCCGCGAGTTCTTCCTCGCGACCCGCGAGCAGGCCGACCCGGAGGACGTCGACGTCGAAATCGCCGAGGACACCCTGGGCACCGACACCGAGTATACCGGTTTCGAGCACACCCACGACACCACCGACATCGCGATGGGGCCCGACCTCTCGGCGTACAAGACGCTGGGCTCGATGATGGACAAGATGGACGCCCAGCTCGAGCTCTCGCGGAAACTCGAGGCCGTCGACGAGACCGACGTCGCCGAGCGGGTCATCGAATACCACTTCCTGCCGGACCTGATCGGGAACCTGCGAGCCTTCTCCCGACAGGAGACTCGCTGTCTCGACTGCGGCGAGAAGTTCCGTCGGATGCCCCTGACCGGCGACTGTCGCGAATGCGGCGGCCGCGTCAACCTCACCGTCCACAAGGGCTCCGTGAACAAGTACATGCAGACCGCGATTCAGGTCGCCGACGAGTACGATTGTCGCGACTACACGAAACAGCGGCTCGAAGTGCTCGAGCGCTCGCTCGAGAGCATCTTCGAGAACGACAAGAACAAGCAGAGCGGGATTGAAGATTTCATGTAG
- a CDS encoding ABC transporter permease, with product MAVGESQIEGGSESVAEDEEVEARVGWRYTVAQVKRDTTARWGLYIVSFVLFVAVYALIDSNLSLLTFGLLSDFTFARAIPIFDHPTHIPAPGEGQAHVPPYFPLAEQSWNPLPAGGTLEHPLGTDRAGRDYFTRIVYGTQVSVFVGLISAFIGLLGGTLIGAVAGYYGGRIDDVLMRAVETVYSIPPLILIIVFTVFVGGANIWYAVLGVGITFIPVFARIIRSRVLSIREMDYIEAARAAGVRDRNIILRHVIPNSFAPVLVYATLQIGVTILIVAGLSFLGYGAQPPTPDWGAMLRTAHGYMHSNVWLSIWPGIAIMITIMGFNLFGDGLQDALDPRIND from the coding sequence ATGGCAGTTGGCGAATCACAGATCGAAGGCGGCTCTGAATCGGTCGCGGAGGACGAAGAAGTCGAAGCGCGCGTCGGCTGGCGGTACACCGTCGCGCAGGTCAAACGGGACACGACGGCCCGCTGGGGGCTGTACATCGTCTCGTTCGTGCTGTTCGTCGCGGTGTACGCCCTGATCGATAGCAACCTCTCGCTGCTCACGTTCGGACTGCTGTCGGACTTTACCTTCGCGCGGGCGATCCCGATCTTCGACCACCCCACCCACATCCCGGCGCCGGGCGAAGGCCAGGCGCACGTGCCGCCGTACTTCCCGCTCGCGGAGCAGTCGTGGAACCCGCTGCCGGCGGGCGGCACCCTCGAGCACCCGCTCGGAACCGACCGCGCCGGTCGGGACTACTTCACGCGGATCGTCTACGGCACCCAGGTGTCGGTGTTCGTCGGGCTGATATCGGCCTTTATCGGACTGCTCGGCGGAACGCTCATCGGCGCCGTCGCCGGCTACTACGGCGGCCGCATCGACGACGTCCTGATGCGGGCCGTCGAAACGGTCTACTCGATCCCGCCGCTGATCCTCATCATCGTCTTCACCGTCTTCGTCGGCGGGGCGAACATCTGGTACGCGGTGCTGGGCGTCGGGATCACGTTCATCCCGGTGTTCGCGCGCATCATCCGGAGCCGGGTCCTGAGCATCCGCGAGATGGACTACATCGAGGCGGCGCGGGCGGCGGGGGTCAGGGATCGCAACATCATCCTCAGACACGTCATTCCGAACAGCTTCGCGCCGGTGCTGGTGTACGCGACGCTGCAAATCGGCGTGACGATCCTCATCGTTGCCGGTCTCTCGTTTCTCGGCTACGGCGCCCAGCCCCCGACGCCGGACTGGGGCGCGATGCTCAGGACCGCCCACGGCTACATGCACTCGAACGTCTGGCTGTCGATCTGGCCGGGAATCGCGATCATGATCACCATCATGGGCTTCAACCTGTTCGGCGATGGCTTACAGGACGCCCTCGACCCGCGGATCAACGACTAA
- a CDS encoding DUF7130 family rubredoxin-like protein: MVETGETPAKEGEEDAVEEVLDLNLGQVVYDEDGNKLGKVRGFERSGFFVTTREGAEALSVEHARSGHEFGEAELMWRCMECGEMGDIDTGLPDECPNCGTERENLMYWTED, encoded by the coding sequence ATGGTCGAAACTGGGGAAACTCCGGCGAAAGAAGGCGAGGAAGACGCCGTCGAGGAGGTTCTGGACCTCAACCTCGGGCAGGTCGTCTACGATGAGGACGGAAACAAACTCGGAAAGGTTCGAGGCTTCGAGCGGAGCGGTTTCTTCGTCACCACGCGCGAGGGCGCCGAGGCGCTGAGCGTCGAACACGCCCGCTCGGGCCATGAGTTCGGCGAGGCCGAACTGATGTGGCGCTGTATGGAGTGTGGCGAAATGGGCGACATCGACACGGGACTTCCCGACGAGTGCCCGAACTGCGGCACCGAGCGGGAGAACCTGATGTACTGGACCGAGGACTGA
- a CDS encoding DUF7130 family rubredoxin-like protein, whose translation MAEKQPRLGFGTTVYTEDGETIGRIRGFDEDGLYVTLRDGIEGMSVEHVRSGQQFGEAELMWRCWECGEMGRLDRDIPDECPSCGTERENLYYWTED comes from the coding sequence ATGGCCGAAAAACAGCCGCGACTGGGGTTCGGAACGACGGTTTACACCGAGGACGGCGAGACGATCGGACGGATCCGCGGATTTGACGAGGACGGACTCTATGTCACCCTGCGTGACGGAATCGAAGGGATGAGCGTCGAACACGTCCGCTCGGGACAGCAGTTCGGCGAGGCCGAACTGATGTGGCGCTGCTGGGAGTGCGGCGAAATGGGCCGACTCGACCGCGACATCCCCGACGAGTGCCCGTCCTGTGGCACCGAGCGAGAGAACCTCTACTACTGGACCGAGGACTGA
- a CDS encoding alpha/beta fold hydrolase translates to MTGTGVTTVGDCRIAYRRAGTSGPPVVLCHGAGIDDATVSWRHAIDALSEDYRVYAIDWPGYGRSTGSVTHTIETYVDVLDGFLESLPYERVSLVGISMGGGAALGYALERPDRIERLALVDSYGLGGRLPNALPWKLLSRVPGMTEFGKIAAGATTDSVRLVLDSLVADSSALSDGFVEDARAKLMEPGSIQAFTEFQGNELSYDGRVATNFVDDLESLSVPTLLSHGEDDPLVPLEWSVRAADRIPDAKLDVIENCGHWAPRERPERFNESLLNWLPDRRCAPTPEYPPAEMPGVTRVGD, encoded by the coding sequence ATGACGGGGACCGGCGTTACGACCGTCGGTGACTGTCGGATCGCCTACCGGCGCGCGGGGACGAGCGGCCCCCCAGTCGTCCTCTGTCACGGCGCCGGGATCGACGACGCGACGGTCTCGTGGCGCCACGCCATCGACGCCCTCTCCGAGGACTACCGCGTCTACGCGATCGACTGGCCAGGGTACGGCCGCAGTACCGGCTCGGTCACCCACACGATCGAAACCTACGTCGACGTCCTCGACGGATTTCTCGAGTCGCTCCCCTACGAGCGGGTCTCGCTGGTCGGGATCTCGATGGGCGGGGGCGCGGCGCTCGGCTACGCCCTCGAGCGACCCGACCGGATCGAGCGACTGGCGCTCGTGGACAGCTACGGCCTGGGCGGACGACTGCCCAACGCCCTCCCGTGGAAGCTGTTGTCGCGGGTTCCCGGAATGACGGAGTTCGGCAAGATCGCCGCCGGAGCTACCACCGATAGCGTCAGACTGGTTCTCGATAGCCTCGTCGCCGATTCCAGCGCCCTCTCCGACGGGTTCGTCGAGGATGCCCGGGCGAAGCTGATGGAACCGGGCTCGATCCAGGCGTTCACGGAGTTTCAGGGGAACGAACTCTCCTACGACGGCCGCGTCGCGACGAACTTCGTCGACGACCTCGAGTCGCTGTCCGTCCCGACGCTGCTGAGCCACGGCGAGGACGATCCGCTGGTGCCCCTCGAGTGGTCGGTGCGGGCCGCGGACCGCATTCCGGACGCCAAACTCGACGTCATCGAGAACTGCGGCCACTGGGCGCCTCGAGAGCGCCCCGAGCGGTTCAACGAGAGTCTCCTGAACTGGCTCCCGGACCGCCGCTGTGCGCCGACGCCCGAGTATCCGCCGGCCGAGATGCCCGGGGTTACTCGAGTCGGCGATTAA
- a CDS encoding ketopantoate reductase family protein — protein sequence MEIVVFGAGSLGSLVGGLLAREHDVTLVARETNARAVRESGLTLEGEAAGFPCNVSPAATTDETGLEADLAVVTVKSFDTAAAADALATGSFDVVCSLQNGMGNEETLAARLEAPILAATATYGAILREPGVVACTGVGEVVLGARDGGPAAAADRAGEAFTAAGIETTVADDMPRRLWEKLAVNAGINPVTALSRTENGAILEADAIDLSRAAARETARVARACDVGLSNREALAALESVASETAANTSSMHQDVRAERHTEIDAINGYVVDRAAERGLEVPTNRVLTSLVRTWERELDLR from the coding sequence ATGGAGATCGTCGTCTTCGGGGCCGGAAGCCTCGGCAGTCTCGTCGGCGGGCTGCTCGCCCGCGAGCACGACGTGACGCTCGTCGCCCGAGAGACCAACGCTCGGGCCGTCCGCGAGTCGGGATTGACTCTCGAGGGAGAGGCGGCGGGCTTCCCGTGCAACGTGTCTCCAGCGGCGACGACCGACGAAACGGGGCTCGAGGCGGACTTGGCCGTCGTGACGGTCAAATCGTTCGACACCGCAGCCGCCGCCGACGCGCTCGCGACGGGTTCGTTCGACGTTGTCTGCTCCCTGCAAAACGGCATGGGAAACGAGGAGACGCTCGCCGCGCGGCTCGAGGCCCCGATACTCGCGGCAACGGCGACCTACGGCGCGATTTTGCGCGAACCGGGCGTCGTAGCGTGTACCGGTGTCGGCGAGGTCGTACTGGGGGCTCGAGACGGCGGCCCCGCGGCCGCCGCGGATCGAGCGGGCGAGGCGTTCACGGCCGCGGGGATCGAGACGACCGTCGCCGACGACATGCCCCGTCGCCTCTGGGAGAAACTCGCCGTCAACGCCGGTATCAACCCCGTCACGGCACTGTCCCGGACCGAAAACGGGGCCATCCTCGAGGCCGACGCGATTGACCTGTCCCGCGCCGCCGCCCGCGAGACGGCGCGGGTCGCACGGGCCTGCGACGTCGGGCTCTCGAACCGCGAGGCGCTCGCCGCACTCGAGTCTGTCGCGAGCGAGACGGCCGCGAACACGTCCTCGATGCACCAGGACGTCCGCGCCGAGCGGCACACCGAGATCGACGCCATCAACGGCTACGTGGTCGACCGGGCGGCCGAGCGGGGCCTCGAGGTGCCGACGAACCGGGTCCTGACGTCGCTGGTCAGGACGTGGGAACGAGAACTCGATCTGCGGTGA
- a CDS encoding ABC transporter permease, whose amino-acid sequence MKLLKYTTYRILQAIPVLIGISVITFLLANLGPGDPVSLMLQGQEHTEAQVRAIEQRYGLDQPLHERYVTYMAGLLQGDFGRSIYYRRPVADLMLERVGPTLLLVLSAYAFALVTAIPLGIIAANKRNEPTDHVSRIVALFGVSTPSFWIGIVLILIFAVKLGWFPSSGLVYPWRSPDSVRGISSYPELYYETLRHLLLPMIALGTLQMATIMRVERTQMIESLQGEYVKLARAYGVPERTILRKHAFNVAQLPIITIVGLNLSTAIGGAVLVETVFNINGMGRLFVDAIAQNDYQLVMGITMMLGFLFVIGVIITDISYAYVDPRVTYGESE is encoded by the coding sequence ATGAAACTACTCAAGTACACGACATACAGGATCCTACAGGCGATCCCCGTCCTGATCGGGATCTCCGTCATCACGTTCCTGCTGGCGAACCTGGGCCCGGGCGATCCCGTCAGCCTCATGCTCCAGGGACAGGAGCACACCGAAGCACAGGTCAGAGCGATCGAACAGCGGTACGGACTGGACCAGCCGTTACACGAGCGGTACGTGACGTACATGGCCGGCCTGTTGCAGGGCGACTTCGGCCGGAGCATCTACTACCGGCGCCCGGTCGCGGACCTAATGCTGGAGCGGGTCGGTCCGACCCTGTTGTTGGTCCTGTCCGCGTACGCGTTCGCCCTCGTGACGGCGATCCCGCTCGGCATCATCGCCGCGAACAAGCGCAACGAACCGACCGATCACGTCTCGCGGATCGTCGCCCTCTTCGGCGTCAGCACGCCGTCGTTCTGGATCGGGATCGTCCTGATCCTGATCTTCGCAGTCAAACTCGGCTGGTTCCCCTCGAGCGGGCTCGTCTATCCCTGGCGATCGCCCGATTCCGTTCGAGGAATCAGCAGCTACCCGGAGCTGTACTACGAGACGCTCAGGCACCTGCTGTTGCCGATGATCGCGCTGGGGACACTCCAGATGGCGACGATCATGCGCGTCGAGCGCACCCAGATGATCGAGTCGCTGCAGGGCGAGTACGTCAAGCTGGCCCGCGCCTACGGCGTGCCCGAGCGGACGATCCTGCGAAAGCACGCCTTCAACGTGGCCCAGCTGCCGATCATCACGATCGTCGGGCTGAACCTGTCGACGGCGATCGGCGGCGCGGTGCTGGTCGAAACGGTATTCAACATCAACGGTATGGGTCGGCTATTCGTCGACGCGATCGCCCAGAACGACTACCAGCTCGTGATGGGGATCACGATGATGCTCGGGTTCCTGTTCGTGATCGGCGTCATCATCACCGACATTTCCTACGCGTACGTCGACCCGCGCGTCACCTACGGAGAGAGTGAATAA